From the genome of Psychrobacter sp. M13:
CGCAAGATCTCGAACAAGCCAAGCGTTGGTTTAGCCAAGCCTGCGATAATGGCAGCTCATCTAGCTGCCAAAGTTATAAAGCGCTAAACGGTGATAAACAAGAGTGACTAATGCTCGATGTGAGCCAAGTAAAAGCTGATAGAGTGTATTCCATACATCATTAAGGCTTGCTACTACTCACAGAGCATACTTATCATAGCGGCTAATGCTACATACGATATAGCGCTAGCCGCCTTTTTTATGATCGTTAAGTGTTAAATATCTTTACTAAGCACTGTAAAGTAACGCTCGATATCTGACTCAGTTAAAGCTTCTAATTTGTTAGGATGCCAATTTGGAGAGCCATCTTTATCAACTAGTACCGCACGCACGCCTTCATAAAAGTCAGGGGTAGCCATAAAATGAATGGCCATGTCCTTTTCCATCTCCAAGCATTCGCTAAGCGATTTATCTTCACCATTGATGAGCTGCTGTAAGGTCACTTTTAATGAGGTAGGTGATTTTGCAAGGATGGTTTTTAAGGTCAGTGCGGCCCATTCGTTGCCATTAGCGGCTTCACTTTCTAATGATGCGACTATCTCTTCGATGGTGTCATATTGGAAATGACGATTTATGTCATCTTGGTTTGCTTTTAGCTCGGTAATATCTGCTGATTTAGTAGAGTTTGATTCAAAGAAGGCATCGAGATCTTTATTGATTGAGTTCTGTGACCACTTTTGAGTGAGTAGTTTTTCTTCTATAGTTTCCCACTCACTGCTGTCTATAGTGTAATCAGCGCTGCCACTATAAATAACGTCATTTGCCTTGATAACCTTAGCGGTTAGAGCGAGATAACGACCGGTGTACCTTGGCATTTGATTGAGGAAAAAGCTTGCGCCTACGTCAGGGAAGAAGCCGATGTTCATCTCAGGCATGGCCCATTTTGTTTTTTCGGTGACGATACGGTGAGAGGCGCCGACAGACAGTCCGACACCACCTCCCATAACGATGCCATTCATATAAGCGATAATAGGTTTGGAGTAGTTATGGATGAGAGCATCTAAGCGGTATTCTGTAGAGAAAAACTGCTCCGCGTAAGGTATGACCTCTTCGGCTTCTAGATCATAGAATTTGCGCATATCGCCTCCAGCACAAAATCCTTTTTCTCCTGCGCCAGATAGGCAAACGAATAGCACATTAGCATCGTCTTGCCATTCCTCTAAAGCGTTCGTTAGAAGTTCAACGACTTCTGCATTAATAGCGTTTAAGACTTTAGGTCGGTTTATTTTTAACCAACCCATACCGTTTTTTACTTCCGATGTAACCACCATTTATATCACCTCATGATTTGTTTTATTTACGCTATACGAGATTAAATTTTTCTAAAATCGTTATAAAAAATAAAGCATGATCACCGTTATATATCACAATCAGTATAACGATAACCATGCTTTAGATTGAATTTACTGACGACTAAAAAGAGAACTACCCCTTAAAGTTAGGCTTACGTTTTTCCATAAAAGCGTTAACGCCTTCGACCATATTCTCTGTCTCGAATAGCTGCGCCCATTGTTCGGCTTCTATCTCCAGTCCTTTTTCTAAGGTGGTTGCCATGCCTTCATTGACAGCTATAATCGTTGCTTTGACAGATTCGGCGCTTTTGTTAAGAGCAATAGATTCAGCTAGTTTTTTGGTCTCATCCATTAATTCAGCGAGGGGAACTGATTTATTAACTAGACCGATTTTTTCAGCCTCTTGACCACCGATAAATCGACCTGTAAGGATTAGCTCTAATGCTTTAGCTTTATTAGTAATACGAGCAAGGCGCTGAGTGCCTCCGAATCCAGGTATCAGACCTAGATTTAGCTCTGGCTGACCTAACTTGGCTTCATCAGCGGCCAGACGCAAATGGCAACTCATAGCAAGCTCTAACCCGCCACCTAGACAAGCACCGTTGATAGCGGCGATAACGGGCTTGGTAGAGGCCTCAATAGTATTCATCACGGCTTGAGCATCTTGTGAGAGTTTTTTGCCTTTTTGAGCATCGTTAAACGCTTCGGTAAACTCTTTGATATCTGCGCCAGCGACGAACATTTTACCCGTACCCGTTATTACAATTACCTTAATGCTTTGATCTGCTTGCGCCTGTTTGAAACACTCAGATAGTCCGTTAATTGTAGTCGTACTTAACGTATTGGCAGGTGGACTATTGATAGAAATATAACCTACTTGGTTTTCTACACTGAAATCGATGTTTTCGAAAGTTTGATTTTGCATGGTGTTTTACCTTATTGAAGTGATATTTAAAATTCTGCTAATAAAAAAGTCTTATAAAAAGTTATTTATAAAAGACGACTGATAAAAAATAGCGGTTAAGTTGGCATAGAGAATTGTTTCTCTTCTCTTAGTGCCGCACTAGGCCAGCGCTGGGTGATCGTTTTGCGACGAGTAAAGAATCTTACGCCATCTGGTCCGTACATAGCCAAATCACCGAATAATGAACGCTTCCAGCCGCCAAAGCTTTGCGATGCTACGGGTACTGGCAGTGGAATATTGACACCGACCATACCGACCTGAATGTTGTCAATAAAATAACGCGCCGCTTCACCATCTCTAGTATAAATACAAGTGCCGTTACCATATTCATGGTCATTGATGAGCTGTACGGCTTCGCTCATAGTCTGTACTCGTATCACTTGTAAGACCGGACCAAAAATTTCGGCCTCATAGCTGTGCATCTCTTTGGTGACATGATCAATCAAAGTTGGACCGACAAAGAACCCTTTCTCGTAGCCTTTAGGTGAGGCATTAGAGCCATCGATAACCAGCTTGGCACCTTGATCGGTAGCGCTTTTGATATAACCTAAAACTTTAGATTTGTGTGCCTCTGTAATGACAGGGCCAAAGTCGTTACCTTTATCTGAATGCACACCAAACTTGAGGCCTTCAATAGCAGGTTGTAATGCTGCAATCATTTTGTCAGCAGTCTCATCACCGACTGCAACGGCGACAGACAGAGCCATACAACGCTCTCCTGATGAGCCAAAAGCGGCACCTAACAGTGAGGTCACTACATTATCTAAGTCGGCATCTGGCATAACGATTGCATGATTCTTTGCACCGCCTAATGCTTGACAGCGTTTGCCCTGCGCAGCGGCGGTGGTATAGATGTATTCAGCGATAGGGGTAGAGCCGACGAAGCTAACGGCTTTGACATCAGGGTGATGTAAAATGGCATCGACGGCTTCTTTGCCACCATTGACGACATTGATGACGCCATCTGGGACACCCGCTTGTTGTAGTAGCTGCGCGATAAATAACGTGACACTTGGATCACGCTCAGAGGGTTTTAGCACAAAGGTATTACCACACACAATAGCCATAGGAAACATCCACAGCGGTACCATGACTGGGAAGTTAAAGGGCGTGATACCAGCGACGACGCCTAGCGGATGAAACTCACTCCAAGAGTCGATATCAGTACCTACATTACGACTGTGCTCGCCTTTGAGTAATTCAGGTGCGCCGCAAGCATATTCGACATTCTCGATACCGCGTTGTAGTTCGCCCGCAGCGTCGTGAACAATTTTTCCATGCTCTTCACCAATCAATCTACATATCTCGTCAGCATTTTGCTCTAATAACTCTTTAAATTTGAACATGACACGAGCGCGTTTCATCGGTGGGGTTTTGCTCCACGCTGGAAATGCCGCTTTTGCCGCAGCGACGGCTTCACCGATGGTTTTTACACCGCCTAGTGCCACTTGCTTGCTAATTTCACCTGTCGATGGGTTGTAAACATCTTGAGTTTTGCTGTCATTGTTTAACAGGCTGCCGTTAATAAAATGTCCAATAGTTTGCATAATGTGTTTCCTTTTAGAGTTTGGATAATAAGTAAGTTAAAAATTAATGAAGACTGTTTCTGCTCGGTGTACTAGCTCGGTGCATTTTCGACCGAATTAGTATCATTCCACAGTAAGGTATATAGCTGAATCATCTCTTCTAAACTGGGTATGCGAGGATTATTATTAGGCGACCCTGACGCAAATGCTTGCTTACACATGGTATCGATAAGCGCATCGAAATCAGTTCTTTGTACGCCAAATTCAGCGAGTGTCGGCACCTGTAGTTCTTTATTTAAGTTTTTTAGGTAACTCACCAAGCTAACGTTTGCCTGATCGTTGGTGTCGCTATAATCAGATACGCCTAGTGCGCGCGCACAGTCAGCATAACGATCGGGCGCACTCGCTATGCCGAATTCTGTAATGGTTGGCAGTAACATCGCGTTAGATAAGCCGTGCGGCACATGAAAAAAAGCACCGATTGGACGACTCATACCATGTACTAAGGCCACTGAAGAATTACAGAATGCAATACCAGCTAAGGTAGAACCTAGCATCATTGCCTCACGTGCGGTCTCGTCTTTGCCATCGTGATAAGCGGTTTGAATATTGGGCCCAATCAGGCGTAAAGCGGCGAGCGACTGTTGATCGCTATAAGCATTACGTTTGGG
Proteins encoded in this window:
- a CDS encoding enoyl-CoA hydratase/isomerase family protein: MVVTSEVKNGMGWLKINRPKVLNAINAEVVELLTNALEEWQDDANVLFVCLSGAGEKGFCAGGDMRKFYDLEAEEVIPYAEQFFSTEYRLDALIHNYSKPIIAYMNGIVMGGGVGLSVGASHRIVTEKTKWAMPEMNIGFFPDVGASFFLNQMPRYTGRYLALTAKVIKANDVIYSGSADYTIDSSEWETIEEKLLTQKWSQNSINKDLDAFFESNSTKSADITELKANQDDINRHFQYDTIEEIVASLESEAANGNEWAALTLKTILAKSPTSLKVTLQQLINGEDKSLSECLEMEKDMAIHFMATPDFYEGVRAVLVDKDGSPNWHPNKLEALTESDIERYFTVLSKDI
- a CDS encoding enoyl-CoA hydratase-related protein; the protein is MQNQTFENIDFSVENQVGYISINSPPANTLSTTTINGLSECFKQAQADQSIKVIVITGTGKMFVAGADIKEFTEAFNDAQKGKKLSQDAQAVMNTIEASTKPVIAAINGACLGGGLELAMSCHLRLAADEAKLGQPELNLGLIPGFGGTQRLARITNKAKALELILTGRFIGGQEAEKIGLVNKSVPLAELMDETKKLAESIALNKSAESVKATIIAVNEGMATTLEKGLEIEAEQWAQLFETENMVEGVNAFMEKRKPNFKG
- a CDS encoding CoA-acylating methylmalonate-semialdehyde dehydrogenase, with the translated sequence MQTIGHFINGSLLNNDSKTQDVYNPSTGEISKQVALGGVKTIGEAVAAAKAAFPAWSKTPPMKRARVMFKFKELLEQNADEICRLIGEEHGKIVHDAAGELQRGIENVEYACGAPELLKGEHSRNVGTDIDSWSEFHPLGVVAGITPFNFPVMVPLWMFPMAIVCGNTFVLKPSERDPSVTLFIAQLLQQAGVPDGVINVVNGGKEAVDAILHHPDVKAVSFVGSTPIAEYIYTTAAAQGKRCQALGGAKNHAIVMPDADLDNVVTSLLGAAFGSSGERCMALSVAVAVGDETADKMIAALQPAIEGLKFGVHSDKGNDFGPVITEAHKSKVLGYIKSATDQGAKLVIDGSNASPKGYEKGFFVGPTLIDHVTKEMHSYEAEIFGPVLQVIRVQTMSEAVQLINDHEYGNGTCIYTRDGEAARYFIDNIQVGMVGVNIPLPVPVASQSFGGWKRSLFGDLAMYGPDGVRFFTRRKTITQRWPSAALREEKQFSMPT